In Meleagris gallopavo isolate NT-WF06-2002-E0010 breed Aviagen turkey brand Nicholas breeding stock chromosome 5, Turkey_5.1, whole genome shotgun sequence, a single window of DNA contains:
- the LOC109368032 gene encoding uncharacterized protein LOC109368032, with amino-acid sequence MEDGNKNHVLHEEQRPLETKSQTTTWLCWFRLATCPINIEDGNENRVLHEEQRPVQTKSQTTTWLCWFGLTTCSTRVEDGNKNQVLPDEQIPVQTKSKTSTWLCWFGLTTCSTNMEDGKENHVLHEEQRPLETKSQTTTWLCWFRLATCPIKTDDGNKNHVLHEEQRPLETKSQTTTWLCWFGVTACPTKIKDGNNNKVLPEEQRPVTSKSQSSKWLFWFEQTTSSTKIEDGKKNKVFHEEQSPVHTNRQTSNWLCWIGLNTCPGNGDKKFVRPERLPINAERRASYWPFWIDLSPHPMWVPSRVNESVVPEDAKQQSPHTEQKAFSVPDTLHHLWGVLMQYPEAMIFIGSLGDWYTFRLIRVAHRLLRAL; translated from the coding sequence ATGGAGGACGGGAACAAAAACCATGTCCTTCATGAGGAGCAGCGCCCGCTTGAaaccaagagccagaccaccacctggctctgctggtttcgCCTAGCGACTTGCCCCATCAACATTGAGGATGGGAATGAAAACCGTGTCCTTCATGAGGAGCAGCGCCCGGTTCAGaccaagagccagaccaccacctggctctgctggtttggcctAACCACCTGCTCCACCAGGGTGGAGGACGGCAACAAAAACCAGGTCCTCCCTGATGAGCAGATCCCGGTTCAGACCAAGAGCAAGACctccacctggctctgctggtttggacTAACCACCTGCTCCACCAACATGGAGgatgggaaagaaaaccatGTCCTTCACGAGGAGCAGCGCCCGCTTGAaaccaagagccagaccaccaCCTGGCTTTGCTGGTTTCGCCTAGCGACTTGCCCCATCAAGACTGACGATGGGAACAAAAACCACGTcctccatgaggagcagcgCCCACTTGAaaccaagagccagaccaccacctggctctgctggtttggagtAACCGCCTGCCCAACCAAGATCAAGGACGGGAACAACAACAAGGTCCTTCCCGAAGAGCAGCGTCCGGTTACGTCCAAGAGCCAGTCCTCCAAAtggctcttctggtttgaacaaaccaccagctccaccAAGATCGAGGACGGGAAGAAAAACAAGGTCTTTcatgaggagcagagcccggttcacaccaacagacagacctccaactggctctgctggattggactaaacacctgtcctggaaatggagataaAAAATTTGTGCGTCCTGAGAGGCTGCccatcaatgctgagcgccgtgcctcctactggcccttctggattgacctttctccacaccccatGTGGGTGCCGTCCAGGGTCAATgagtctgttgttccagaggacgcaaagcagcagtccccgcacACTGAGCAAAAGGCCTTCAGCGTACCTGACACCCTGCACCACCTCTGGGGCGTCCTTATGCAATACCCGGAAGCTATGATCTTTATCGGTTCTTTGGGAGACTGGTATACGTTTCGGCTGATCAGGGTTGCCCACCGGCTCCTGAGAGCATTGTGA